One genomic segment of Streptomyces sp. TLI_146 includes these proteins:
- a CDS encoding GlxA family transcriptional regulator yields MTTPPPHRVVVLALDGLLPFELGIPQRIFGKARGAGREALYSVTTCSVRAPGPVQTDADFAVLVENGPEALALADTVVVPASHELGPVYEEGVLTDELARAFAYVRPGTRMVSICTGSFVLAAAGYLDGRPATTHWWHAEHFQRLFPSVAVDPDVLFVDDGDVLTSAGVAAGIDLCLHLVRRDHGAAVANDVARRTVVPPHREGGQAQYIERPLPAPQLATTTAARAWALGRLDEPIQLRDMAEQEAMSVRTFTRRFREETGLSPGQWLTQQRVERARHLLESSDLSVDRIARLAGFGTATSLRQHLQAALGVPPTVYRRTFRAAGSDSVAG; encoded by the coding sequence ATGACCACGCCCCCGCCCCACCGCGTCGTCGTCCTCGCCCTCGACGGCCTGCTCCCCTTCGAGCTCGGCATCCCGCAGCGGATCTTCGGGAAGGCGCGGGGCGCTGGGCGGGAGGCGTTGTACTCCGTGACAACCTGTTCCGTGCGGGCGCCGGGGCCCGTGCAGACCGACGCCGACTTCGCCGTGCTCGTCGAGAACGGGCCCGAGGCACTGGCCCTCGCCGACACCGTGGTCGTGCCCGCCTCGCACGAGCTGGGGCCGGTGTACGAGGAGGGCGTGCTCACGGACGAGCTCGCGCGGGCCTTCGCGTACGTACGGCCGGGGACGCGCATGGTGTCCATCTGCACCGGGAGCTTCGTGCTGGCCGCCGCCGGGTACCTGGACGGGCGGCCCGCCACCACCCACTGGTGGCACGCCGAGCACTTCCAGCGGCTCTTCCCGTCCGTCGCCGTCGACCCGGACGTGCTGTTCGTCGACGACGGGGACGTGCTCACCTCGGCCGGGGTCGCCGCCGGGATCGACCTGTGCCTGCACCTGGTGCGGCGCGACCACGGGGCGGCGGTCGCCAACGACGTGGCGCGCCGGACCGTGGTGCCGCCGCACCGCGAGGGCGGGCAGGCCCAGTACATCGAACGGCCGCTCCCCGCCCCGCAGTTGGCGACCACCACGGCCGCCCGCGCCTGGGCGCTCGGGCGCCTGGACGAGCCGATCCAGCTGCGGGACATGGCAGAGCAGGAGGCGATGTCCGTACGGACGTTCACGCGCCGGTTCCGCGAGGAGACGGGGCTCAGCCCCGGGCAGTGGCTCACCCAGCAGCGCGTGGAGCGCGCCCGGCACCTGCTGGAGTCGAGCGACCTGTCCGTGGACCGGATCGCCCGCCTCGCCGGATTCGGTACGGCGACCTCGCTGCGCCAGCACCTACAGGCTGCGCTCGGGGTCCCGCCGACCGTCTACCGGCGCACCTTCCGCGCGGCCGGAAGCGACTCCGTCGCCGGCTGA
- a CDS encoding Zn-dependent alcohol dehydrogenase, whose amino-acid sequence MRGVLFDGTYARVVDDLEVRDPGPGEVRVAIAAAGLCHSDLSVVDGTIPFPVPVVLGHEGAGVVEAVGAGVTHVAPGDHVALSTLANCGACADCDRGRPTMCRKAIGRPGRPFSRGGAPVHQFAANSAFAEHTVVKAVQAVRIPPDLPLSSAALIGCAVLTGVGAVLNRARVDRGDTVVVIGTGGIGLNVLQGARIAGARTVVAVDTNPAKEAAARQFGATHFLPSVDGVREILATGADHVFECVGHAGLVRQAVDLLDRHGQAILLGMPAPDVEATFAPAAMFLDKSILGCRYGSSRPQHDIPRYAELYRSGVLLLDELVTRTYPVEDFAKAVEDTRQGRVARAVLTF is encoded by the coding sequence GTGAGAGGTGTTCTGTTCGACGGGACGTACGCGCGGGTGGTCGACGACCTGGAGGTACGCGACCCGGGGCCCGGCGAGGTCCGGGTGGCGATCGCCGCCGCCGGGCTCTGCCACTCCGACCTGTCCGTGGTCGACGGCACGATCCCCTTCCCCGTGCCCGTGGTGCTCGGCCACGAGGGCGCGGGCGTCGTCGAGGCGGTCGGGGCGGGCGTCACCCATGTCGCCCCCGGCGACCACGTGGCACTCTCCACCCTCGCCAACTGCGGGGCCTGCGCCGACTGCGACCGGGGGCGGCCCACCATGTGCCGCAAGGCGATCGGACGGCCCGGGCGGCCGTTCTCGCGCGGCGGCGCCCCCGTCCACCAGTTCGCCGCCAACTCCGCCTTCGCCGAACACACGGTGGTCAAGGCCGTCCAAGCCGTGCGGATTCCCCCCGATCTGCCGCTGTCCTCCGCCGCGCTCATCGGGTGCGCCGTCCTCACCGGCGTGGGCGCCGTACTGAACCGGGCGCGCGTCGACCGCGGTGACACCGTCGTCGTCATCGGCACCGGCGGCATCGGCCTCAACGTCCTTCAGGGCGCCCGGATCGCGGGTGCGCGGACGGTCGTCGCTGTCGACACCAACCCGGCGAAGGAGGCCGCCGCCCGGCAGTTCGGCGCCACCCACTTCCTGCCGTCGGTGGACGGAGTGCGGGAGATCCTGGCGACCGGCGCCGACCACGTCTTCGAGTGCGTGGGCCACGCCGGGCTCGTCCGGCAGGCCGTCGACCTGCTCGACCGGCACGGCCAGGCGATCCTGCTCGGGATGCCCGCGCCGGACGTGGAGGCGACGTTCGCGCCCGCCGCGATGTTCCTGGACAAGTCGATCCTCGGCTGCCGGTACGGGAGTTCGCGGCCGCAGCACGACATCCCCCGGTACGCCGAGCTGTACCGCAGCGGCGTTCTGCTCCTCGACGAGCTGGTGACGCGGACGTACCCCGTCGAGGACTTCGCCAAGGCGGTCGAGGACACACGGCAGGGGAGGGTGGCGCGCGCGGTGCTGACCTTCTGA
- a CDS encoding tetratricopeptide repeat protein, protein MTEPLAERLLVDLRDDGRVQVSSWPAAEHSPRTAGEPVELVWPLDEQEMADLRWYLEQYLRMPFGVYEQRGPRVAERLPEWGARIFSALFATDEAKRAYTEARTRGGPLEIVLRSGSAERLGLPWELMADPARPVPIVLDQVAVSRSLQTTDTRHVFTVPGSRLRVLMVISRPDGEADVGYQMIARPLLRRLEAVRGSVELVVLRPPTLERLEEVLTRAREDGEPFQVVHFDGHGVFGPPPASGGWGPMMFQKSGPQGMLAFEKSGGGSDLVPAGRVAQVLAGAQVPVAVLNACQSAVVGSQVEAAVATRLMQEGVASVVAMAYSVYAVAAAEFMAAFYERLFAGDRMAEAVAAGRRRLALNDERPSLKGMLPLDDWMVPVFYTRSEVRFPGLRTERESEESLDGILDAISRRPEDGRQPGPGQELAPEGEFIGRDALFYRLDVAARLQRVVVLHGPGGTGKTELAKAFGRWCRDTGAVDRPEWVIWHSFEPGVASFGLDGVVNAIGRRVFAEKYDTQFVLLDAAQRLQAVERALRTRRVLLLWDNFESVRAMPDPGQATPPLPEQEQDEMRDFLSRLARDSRASVVITSRSDEDWLGETVRRIRVDGLDTEEATQYAEQLLAPYPHTRRARESRAFGEVMRWLDGHPLSMRLVLPHLDTTSAQDLLDGLRGVRALPGNGNGGRTTSLAASIAYSFDHLAEEDQRALTALSLLQGVADANVLGAFSAGQGVPEQFRGLPTSAWRELLERASALGLLSPGVVGTYRIHPALPAYLADRWKAQAADAYDDQRTASVRALLGAHVEFSRWLSDRLDGEHAQLGVVLAATHRRMLGSMLGHALDQRMWSHAQFIAQLLDVYWDMRGLGEEARGWTARIRRAVEGPVGSPLDLDTPAGALWAYTTGSQANRDLLAGQLDQAESTYRSHVKAMLAGRETPAQRKKLASVYHQIGMVAQHRGRLTEAEEWYLKSLAIEELIDNQDGMASSYHQLGIVSQLRGRMTEAEEWYHKSLAIAEALSNRHAIMRSYHSLGMIAQHRGRQNEAEEWYHKARAIAEGLGNRPAMSTTYHQLGIVSQLRGRLTEAAEWYHASLAIAESLGNRPGMSGSYHQLGIISQLQGRLTEAEEWYQKSLAIKEDLGDRASVATGYHQLGAVDHMRGRLEGAERWYRKSLDVEEELGNRPGMATSYHSLALIAQLRGRSAEAEEGCRKALAIWKDLEDLPGLALTCGTLGALAFEQNRPDSALEWMVRCVSQFEEIPHPETGNGPLLLQKLTELLGISALERTWQSVTANPLPAAVRQYVLAHPPAPTTE, encoded by the coding sequence ATGACCGAGCCGCTTGCCGAACGGCTGTTGGTGGACTTGCGGGACGACGGGCGGGTGCAGGTCTCGTCCTGGCCCGCCGCGGAGCACTCGCCCAGAACGGCCGGGGAGCCGGTCGAGCTGGTGTGGCCGCTGGACGAGCAGGAGATGGCGGACCTGCGGTGGTACCTGGAGCAGTATCTGCGGATGCCGTTCGGGGTGTACGAGCAGCGCGGGCCGCGCGTCGCGGAGCGGCTGCCCGAGTGGGGCGCCCGGATCTTCTCGGCGCTGTTCGCCACGGACGAGGCGAAGCGGGCGTACACGGAAGCACGGACGCGGGGCGGGCCGCTGGAGATCGTGCTGCGGTCGGGCTCGGCGGAGCGCCTCGGCCTGCCGTGGGAGCTGATGGCGGACCCGGCGCGCCCGGTCCCCATCGTCCTCGACCAGGTGGCGGTGTCCCGCAGCCTTCAGACCACCGACACCCGGCACGTCTTCACCGTTCCGGGCTCGCGGCTGCGGGTGCTGATGGTGATCTCACGGCCGGACGGCGAGGCCGACGTCGGCTACCAGATGATCGCCCGCCCGCTGCTGCGCCGGCTGGAGGCGGTGCGCGGGAGCGTGGAGCTGGTGGTGCTGCGGCCGCCGACCCTGGAACGCCTTGAGGAGGTGCTGACCCGGGCCCGCGAGGACGGCGAGCCGTTCCAGGTGGTGCACTTCGACGGCCACGGCGTCTTCGGCCCGCCACCTGCCTCCGGCGGCTGGGGCCCGATGATGTTCCAGAAGTCGGGCCCGCAGGGAATGCTGGCGTTCGAGAAGAGCGGCGGCGGCAGCGACCTGGTGCCCGCGGGCCGGGTGGCGCAGGTCCTGGCCGGGGCGCAGGTGCCGGTGGCCGTCCTCAACGCCTGCCAGTCGGCGGTCGTCGGCTCGCAGGTCGAGGCGGCGGTGGCGACCCGGCTGATGCAGGAGGGCGTGGCCTCGGTGGTGGCGATGGCATACAGCGTGTACGCGGTGGCCGCGGCCGAGTTCATGGCCGCCTTCTACGAGCGGCTGTTCGCGGGCGACCGGATGGCCGAGGCGGTCGCGGCGGGGCGCCGACGGCTCGCCCTGAACGACGAACGGCCCTCCCTCAAGGGGATGCTGCCGCTGGACGACTGGATGGTGCCGGTCTTCTACACCCGCAGCGAGGTGCGCTTCCCGGGCCTGCGCACCGAGCGCGAATCGGAGGAGTCCCTGGACGGCATCCTCGACGCGATCAGCCGCCGCCCCGAGGACGGCCGACAGCCGGGACCGGGCCAGGAGCTCGCTCCCGAGGGCGAGTTCATCGGCCGCGACGCGCTGTTCTACCGGCTGGACGTGGCCGCCCGGCTCCAGCGCGTCGTGGTGCTGCACGGGCCCGGCGGGACGGGCAAGACGGAGCTCGCCAAGGCGTTCGGCCGCTGGTGCCGCGACACGGGCGCGGTCGACCGGCCGGAGTGGGTGATCTGGCACTCGTTCGAGCCCGGGGTGGCCTCGTTCGGCCTCGACGGCGTCGTCAACGCGATCGGGCGCCGCGTCTTCGCGGAGAAGTACGACACGCAGTTCGTCCTGCTGGACGCGGCGCAGCGCCTGCAAGCCGTGGAGCGGGCGCTGCGGACCCGGCGCGTGCTGCTGCTGTGGGACAACTTCGAGTCCGTACGGGCCATGCCGGACCCGGGGCAGGCGACACCGCCACTGCCGGAGCAGGAGCAGGACGAGATGCGCGACTTCCTGTCCCGCCTGGCCCGTGACAGCCGCGCCTCGGTCGTCATCACCAGCCGCTCCGACGAGGACTGGCTGGGCGAGACCGTCCGCCGCATCCGGGTCGACGGCCTGGACACCGAGGAGGCCACCCAGTACGCCGAGCAGCTCCTCGCCCCGTATCCGCACACCCGCAGAGCCCGCGAGTCGCGCGCGTTCGGCGAGGTGATGCGGTGGCTGGACGGCCATCCGCTGAGCATGCGGCTGGTGCTGCCGCATCTGGACACGACGAGCGCGCAGGACCTGCTGGACGGGCTGCGGGGCGTCAGGGCGCTGCCGGGGAACGGCAACGGGGGGCGGACCACTTCGCTGGCGGCGAGCATCGCGTACTCCTTCGACCATCTGGCGGAGGAGGACCAGCGGGCGTTGACCGCGCTGAGTCTGTTGCAGGGGGTGGCGGATGCGAATGTGCTGGGGGCGTTCTCGGCCGGGCAAGGGGTTCCCGAGCAATTCCGCGGCCTCCCCACCTCGGCGTGGCGGGAGCTGCTGGAGCGGGCGTCGGCCCTGGGTCTGCTGTCGCCGGGTGTGGTCGGGACCTATCGGATCCATCCCGCGTTACCGGCGTATCTGGCCGACCGCTGGAAGGCGCAGGCGGCCGACGCGTACGACGATCAGCGCACTGCCTCCGTCCGCGCGCTGCTGGGCGCGCATGTCGAGTTCAGCCGCTGGCTCAGTGACCGCCTGGACGGTGAACACGCCCAGCTCGGCGTGGTGCTGGCCGCCACCCACCGCCGGATGCTGGGGAGCATGCTCGGCCACGCCCTCGACCAGCGGATGTGGTCGCACGCGCAGTTCATCGCCCAGCTGCTGGACGTCTACTGGGACATGCGGGGCCTCGGCGAGGAGGCCCGCGGCTGGACCGCTCGTATCCGACGGGCCGTGGAGGGACCGGTCGGAAGCCCCCTCGACCTGGACACTCCGGCGGGAGCCCTGTGGGCGTACACCACCGGGTCGCAGGCCAACCGGGACCTTCTGGCCGGGCAGCTCGACCAGGCCGAAAGCACCTACCGCTCACACGTGAAGGCCATGCTGGCCGGCCGCGAGACCCCCGCACAGCGCAAGAAGCTCGCCAGCGTCTACCACCAGATCGGCATGGTCGCCCAGCACCGCGGGCGGCTGACAGAGGCCGAGGAGTGGTATCTCAAGTCCCTCGCCATCGAGGAGCTCATCGACAACCAGGACGGGATGGCCAGCAGCTACCACCAGCTCGGCATCGTCAGCCAGCTGCGCGGGCGGATGACCGAGGCCGAGGAGTGGTACCACAAGTCCCTCGCCATCGCGGAAGCCCTGAGCAACCGGCATGCGATCATGCGCAGTTACCACTCCCTGGGCATGATCGCCCAGCACCGCGGTCGGCAGAACGAGGCCGAGGAGTGGTACCACAAGGCCCGCGCCATCGCGGAGGGCCTGGGCAACCGGCCCGCGATGAGCACCACGTACCACCAGCTCGGCATCGTCAGCCAGCTGCGCGGGCGCCTCACGGAAGCCGCGGAGTGGTACCACGCCTCCCTCGCCATCGCCGAAAGCCTGGGCAACCGGCCCGGAATGAGCGGCAGTTACCACCAGCTCGGCATCATCAGCCAACTGCAAGGGCGGCTCACCGAGGCCGAGGAGTGGTACCAGAAGTCCCTCGCCATCAAGGAGGACCTCGGCGACCGGGCATCCGTCGCCACCGGTTACCACCAGCTCGGCGCCGTCGATCACATGCGCGGTCGGCTGGAAGGGGCCGAGCGCTGGTACCGCAAGTCCCTCGATGTCGAGGAGGAGCTCGGCAACCGGCCCGGTATGGCCACCAGCTACCACTCGTTGGCCCTGATCGCTCAGCTTCGCGGTCGGTCCGCGGAGGCCGAGGAGGGGTGCAGAAAAGCCCTCGCCATCTGGAAGGACCTGGAGGATCTGCCGGGCCTGGCGCTGACGTGCGGAACGCTCGGCGCCCTCGCCTTCGAGCAGAACCGGCCGGACTCGGCCCTGGAGTGGATGGTCAGATGCGTGTCGCAGTTCGAGGAGATCCCACACCCCGAGACCGGGAACGGCCCTCTCCTCCTCCAGAAGCTGACCGAACTGCTGGGCATCTCCGCTCTGGAGCGGACCTGGCAGTCCGTCACCGCGAACCCCCTCCCCGCAGCCGTACGGCAGTACGTCCTCGCGCACCCGCCCGCGCCCACCACCGAATGA
- a CDS encoding MFS transporter, producing MSYRDLATRPVLTWALVAVGARAPVAMAPLGVVFMVRDRPGGYTLGAVLAAVYVLGEIVGAPLLGMRMRAERARPHLALGLAGGAVGFAALGLAHDAHPVVLGAAAFVAGAAPAATSGGLRAMLAAMVPEKAVQQAVSAESMLIFGIWSVTPAVTTWLALSVRPYLPMLLAAGLMAAAVAGLWALPPGWRADTADRGGEPMRRVLWRAWPVYVTGAAGISLLALAELVLPALLEQRGIALGWAGPLLAGFSAGSAAGAFVYGLRSWPGALRAQSLVLLLAVSGCVALVALVPGAVWLAGLLVLAGVLQAGAMLTRNMLLREVLPPSALAAGYSVMYAAVGAGYALTGTLSGVLLRSVAPSTAILAGVGLTLLLTVVGVLREPERDRSAGDGVASGRAEGAPVDGRRDPERSL from the coding sequence ATGAGCTACCGCGACCTGGCCACGCGACCCGTTCTGACCTGGGCGCTGGTCGCCGTCGGGGCGCGTGCTCCGGTCGCGATGGCGCCGCTGGGCGTCGTCTTCATGGTCCGCGACCGGCCCGGCGGGTACACCCTCGGCGCGGTGCTCGCCGCCGTCTACGTACTCGGCGAGATAGTCGGCGCCCCCCTGCTCGGCATGCGGATGCGCGCCGAGCGGGCGCGGCCGCACCTGGCGCTGGGGCTCGCGGGCGGGGCCGTCGGGTTCGCCGCGCTCGGACTCGCCCACGACGCGCACCCGGTGGTGCTCGGCGCCGCCGCGTTCGTCGCCGGGGCGGCGCCCGCCGCGACCTCCGGGGGACTGCGCGCGATGCTCGCCGCGATGGTGCCCGAGAAGGCGGTCCAGCAGGCGGTCAGCGCCGAGTCGATGCTGATCTTCGGCATCTGGTCGGTGACCCCGGCCGTCACCACCTGGCTGGCGCTGAGCGTGCGCCCGTACCTTCCGATGCTGCTCGCGGCCGGGCTGATGGCCGCCGCCGTCGCCGGGCTGTGGGCGCTGCCGCCGGGCTGGCGGGCCGACACCGCCGACCGGGGCGGCGAGCCGATGCGCCGGGTGCTGTGGCGGGCCTGGCCGGTGTACGTGACCGGCGCGGCCGGCATCTCCCTGCTCGCCCTGGCCGAACTCGTCCTGCCCGCCCTCCTGGAGCAGCGCGGCATCGCGCTCGGCTGGGCGGGCCCGCTGCTCGCCGGGTTCTCGGCGGGGTCGGCGGCGGGCGCGTTCGTGTACGGGCTGCGCTCGTGGCCCGGCGCCCTGCGCGCGCAGAGCCTGGTGCTGCTGCTGGCGGTCTCGGGGTGCGTGGCGCTCGTCGCGCTGGTGCCGGGCGCGGTGTGGCTGGCCGGGCTCCTGGTGCTCGCGGGCGTCCTGCAGGCCGGGGCGATGCTCACCCGCAACATGCTGCTGCGCGAGGTGCTGCCGCCGAGCGCGCTGGCCGCCGGGTACTCGGTGATGTACGCGGCCGTCGGCGCCGGTTACGCGCTCACCGGCACCCTCTCCGGCGTCCTGCTGCGCTCGGTGGCGCCCTCGACGGCGATCCTGGCCGGGGTGGGTCTCACGCTGCTGCTGACGGTGGTCGGGGTGCTGCGGGAGCCGGAGCGCGACCGCTCAGCCGGCGACGGAGTCGCTTCCGGCCGCGCGGAAGGTGCGCCGGTAGACGGTCGGCGGGACCCCGAGCGCAGCCTGTAG